A segment of the Synechococcus sp. MEDNS5 genome:
CTTGCCTGTACCGGCAATCGCATGCTGCCCGGGTTCACGGCCCCCAAGCTGCTGTGGATGCGCGAGCACGAGCCCGAGGCCTTGGCACGCATCACCACGGTGCTGCTGCCCAAGGACTGGATCCGTTTTCGGCTCACGGGGGAGTTGGTGACCGATGTGTCCGATGCCAGTGGCACAGCTGTGTTTGATTGCGCCCAGCGGCGTTGGTCGGATGCGCTGTTGGCCGATCTGAAGCTGCCGAGATCCTGGTGGCCTGAGGCCGCGGAGAGTTCGGAGGTGGTGGGCCAGGTGTCGGCGCAGGCGGCCGTGCTCACCGGCCTCAAGGAGGGCACCCCCGTGGTGGCGGGTGCGGGAGATCAGGCTGCGGCGGCCCTCGGCTGTGGTCTGGTGCATGAGGGCTCGGCTGGTGCTGTTCTGGGGACCAGTGGTGTGGTGGCTGCACCGATGGATCGCTGGCGCAGTGCGGACGAGGGCCGGCTCCACGCCTTCTGCCATGCAGCCCCCGGCACCTGGTTCCTGATGGGGGTGATGCTCAGCGGTGCAGGCAGCCTCGATTGGTTTCGGCACGCGATCACGCCGGACTTCAGTGATGACGATGCTTTTGAGCGGATTGAGGCAATGGCGGCCGGCACCGAAGCCGGCGCCGATGGTCTGTTTTTTCTGCCCTATCTCTCCGGTGAGCGCACCCCCCATGCCGATGCCAGTGCCAGGGGGTGTTTCATCGGCCTGGACCAGCGCCATGACCGTCGTCATCTCGCCCGGGCTGTGTTGGAGGGGGTGACCCACGGGTTGAGCGATTGCTTTGGTCTGCTGCGGGAGGCTGGTCTGGATCCCCGCTGCGTGCATCTGTCTGGAGGGGGCGTGCGCAGCCTGCTCTGGCGCCAGCTCTGCGCCGATCTCTTTGGCTGCCCCGTGGCGCTCACCGCCACGGTGGATGCCACGGCCTACGGCGCTG
Coding sequences within it:
- the xylB gene encoding xylulokinase, which codes for MVVLGIDLGTSATKALVVDAAGTVCGVGHGDHRPLVPRAGWSEQDPEDWWRSTLQAVSAALGEARVDPGAIAAVGLAGQMHGLVALDAQGDCIRPAQLWNDGRCEPQCRAVEDHLGPAHLLACTGNRMLPGFTAPKLLWMREHEPEALARITTVLLPKDWIRFRLTGELVTDVSDASGTAVFDCAQRRWSDALLADLKLPRSWWPEAAESSEVVGQVSAQAAVLTGLKEGTPVVAGAGDQAAAALGCGLVHEGSAGAVLGTSGVVAAPMDRWRSADEGRLHAFCHAAPGTWFLMGVMLSGAGSLDWFRHAITPDFSDDDAFERIEAMAAGTEAGADGLFFLPYLSGERTPHADASARGCFIGLDQRHDRRHLARAVLEGVTHGLSDCFGLLREAGLDPRCVHLSGGGVRSLLWRQLCADLFGCPVALTATVDATAYGAALLAAVGAGAFANVGDACKAWVTVATPLLPGPEAPRLQERHALYQQLYPALKPLFSQLSSTQP